A stretch of Chelmon rostratus isolate fCheRos1 chromosome 18, fCheRos1.pri, whole genome shotgun sequence DNA encodes these proteins:
- the gzf1 gene encoding GDNF-inducible zinc finger protein 1, whose protein sequence is MGVQVIQLTSRSHHENILASLHHLRLQGQLSDVTVQVDYQGDVQEFQAHQVMLAASSGYFKRILLSQDAARDKLSLSNMHFNDFSKYLEFVYTGKVEVARDKIGDVQAAAQFLDCVDLADVCGEAMSAGILQNPAKEVPASEVAEKDDVRGAKKEKGTKGKKQAKSVVVKRRPSPQSSDKDVSKRCKTKSTVTDQKRQGRNLKLTLAGREVLQRRLYSKREDFNNENQSNEDTEVYDRRTEAESRAEKADESSVGMAADDADDWECEEDEHVIDHEDNLLLSLGEEDEEEEEGEEEEEEEEEGWSKETFKRTSKAQFQCNKCQRTFHYEKSYLKHISTYHGVKADVVYRCETCLQTFANRSNLKIHEKHVHSTERLFSCSSCAKTFKRKKDVVRHQRQVHERNNLRHVCSECGKSLSSRTALLLHKRTHTGVKPFECTDCGARFTQNSALKMHRRTHTGEKPFPCDECDARFTQKHMLTYHKRSHTGEKPFMCEACGKSFASKEYLRHHSNIHTGSRPYKCEKCGRGFAQRNSLHQHLKIHTGERPYSCKDCDKQFTQLNALQRHQRIHTGEKPYMCGLCRRTFTDKSTLRRHTMIHDSDAPWKTYLVVLEGNVEDKKPKTNTKGKTEKTGEKKSTARKSGGAGAAAGADTAGGPGKTHTDSIVVPAESVTLPSDWAAHGAIALVSHGALGGITVIHTEVPPGTQIQPIVTTDGTGASVISLEGSAIPVPFSIPVSMANPIPLSSEASTISLSVPTLSVPVSDCTLASVSEIPVVSTSSVLEAAASQTILAPLSETKATSEADLLRPDIQTVIVGDQVSVAAAGQQRTADNPLAEPKGALSQDAV, encoded by the exons ATGGGGGTCCAAGTGATCCAGCTCACCTCTAGGTCCCACCATGAAAACATCCTGGCCtctctgcaccatctgaggCTGCAGGGGCagctcagtgatgtcacagtgcaggTAGACTACCAGGGAGACGTGCAGGAGTTCCAGGCCCACCAGGTGATGCTGGCAGCATCCAGCGGCTACTTCAAGAGGATCCTCCTCTCTCAGGATGCTGCCCGAGACAAATTATCACTCTCGAACATGCACTTCAACGACTTCTCCAAGTATTTGGAATTCGTGTACACCGGTAAAGTTGAAGTCGCCAGAGACAAGATTGGTGATGTTCAAGCGGCCGCACAGTTTTTGGACTGTGTGGATCTGGCAGATGTTTGCGGTGAGGCCATGAGCGCTGGAATCCTACAGAATCCAGCAAAGGAAGTGCCTGCATCAGAGGTTGCTGAAAAAGATGACGTGCGTGGtgccaagaaagaaaaagggacCAAAGGGAAGAAGCAGGCGAAAAGCGTAGTTGTTAAGCGGCGGCCCTCTCCGCAGAGCTCTGACAAAGACGTTTCGAAAAGATGTAAGACGAAGAGCACGGTGACGGATCAAAAAAGACAAGGAAGAAATCTAAAACTGACTTTAGCTGGCCGGGAAGTCCTTCAGAGACGTTTGTATAGCAAACGAGAGGATTTTAACAATGAAAACCAAAGCAATGAAGACACAGAGGTGTATGACCGCAGGACTGAAGCCGAGAGTCGTGCTGAGAAAGCAGACGAGTCATCAGTGGGAATGGCAGCCGATGATGCGGATGATTGGGAATGCGAGGAGGATGAGCACGTTATTGATCATGAAGACAACTTGTTGTTGTCTCtgggggaggaggatgaggaggaggaggagggggaagaagaagaagaagaagaagaagagggatggtccaaagagacatttaaaagaACATCTAAGGCCCAGTTCCAGTGTAATAAGTGCCAGCGGACCTTCCACTATGAAAAAAGCTACTTGAAGCACATCAG CACGTACCACGGAGTGAAGGCAGACGTCGTCTATCGCTGTGAGACCTGCCTGCAGACCTTCGCTAACCGCAGCAACCTGAAGATCCATGAGAAGCATGTTCACAGTACTGAGAGGcttttttcctgcagctcctgtgcAAAGACCTTCAAGCGTAAGAAGGATGTTGTCCGCCATCAAAGACAG GTGCATGAACGCAACAACCTGCGACATGTCTGCTCTGAGTGCGGGAAGTCACTCAGCTCCAGAACTGCCCTGCTGTTGCATAAGAGGACGCACACAGGTGTGAAGCCTTTTGAGTGCACCGACTGCGGGGCCAGATTTACCCAGAACTCCGCCCTCAAGATGCACCGCAG GACTCACACAGGAGAGAAGCCGTTTCCGTGTGATGAGTGTGACGCTCGGTTCACTCAGAAGCACATGCTGACCTATCATAAGCGATCACATACAG gAGAGAAGCCCTTCATGTGTGAGGCCTGCGGGAAAAGCTTTGCATCCAAAGAATACCTGAGACACCACTCAAACATCCACACGGGGTCCAGGCCGTACAAGTGCGAGAAGTGTGGTCGAGGCTTCGCCCAGAGGAATTCCCTccaccagcatttaaaaatacacacag GTGAGCGTCCGTACAGCTGTAAAGACTGTGACAAGCAGTTCACCCAGCTCAACGCCCTTCAGAGGCACCAGCGgatccacacaggagagaaaccctACATGTGCGGTCTTTGTAGACGCACCTTTACAGACAAGTCCACCCTCCGCAGGCACACTATG ATTCACGACTCAGATGCTCCTTGGAAAACCTACCTTGTGGTGCTGGAAGGAAACGTGGAGGACAAGAAACCCAAAACCAACACTaagggaaagacagagaaaacaggagagaaaaagagcacCGCTAGAAAAAGTGGaggtgctggtgctgctgctggtgctgataCTGCTGGTGGTCCTGGTAAAACCCACACTGACTCCATCGTGGTGCCGGCTGAGTCAGTCACCCTCCCCTCTGATTGGGCCGCTCATGGGGCCATCGCTCTGGTCAGCCACGGCGCCCTCGGTGGGATCACTGTGATCCACACCGAGGTGCCACCTGGGACCCAGATCCAGCCCATTGTAACCACTGATGGCACAGGGGCCAGTGTCATTTCCTTAGAGGGATCTGCCATCCCTGTCCCGTTCTCTATACCGGTGTCCATGGCTAACCCTATCCCCTTGTCCTCCGAAGCTTCcaccatctctctgtctgttcccaCTCTCTCAGTTCCTGTCTCTGACTGCACGTTGGCGTCAGTCTCCGAGATCCCCGTTGTTTCAACGTCATCGGTCCTGgaagctgctgcttcacagacCATTCTGGCTCCACTTTCAGAAACTAAGGCCACCTCAGAGGCGGATCTTTTGCGGCCTGATATTCAGACTGTGATTGTTGGTGATCAGgtttctgtagctgctgctggacagcagaggacagcagatAACCCACTAGCTGAACCTAAAGGGGCCCTATCACAAGATGCTGTGTAG